The following coding sequences lie in one Gorilla gorilla gorilla isolate KB3781 chromosome 5, NHGRI_mGorGor1-v2.1_pri, whole genome shotgun sequence genomic window:
- the LOC129534230 gene encoding uncharacterized protein — protein sequence MKALPWKRWSSKCSTHMEVFGTCTSMSAERKRREEPTQLKHLRASGTGPAAMDPQVEGRITSACPNEPSTQPQGGTQEFQWESWKSGDQCEKWTPYGRIQDPIRLSPGVTPWKDPVGSCLLASPTARSNQITPPYPMLMKPYPARGYRFEYFLLFPYQSICNKAFFFFPKVGAVVLASMSIGLYRKSNQLQKRKTSKVLWSG from the exons ATGAAAGCACTGCCCTGGAAGAGATGGAGCAGCAAGTGCTCTACCCACATGGAAGTCTTTGGGACCTGCACTTCAATGAGCGCggagaggaaaaggagagaagaaccAACACAATTGAAGCACCTACGAGCGTCAGGCACTGGCCCAG CTGCCATGGACCCCCAAGTTGAAGGTCGTATAACCTCAGCCTGCCCAAATGAACCAAGCACACAACCACAGGGGGGAACCCAAGAGTTCCAGTGGGAGAGCTGGAAGAGCGGGGACCAATGTGAGAAGTGGACACCATATGGCAGGATCCAGGATCCAATCAGATTGAGCCCTGGGGTCACCCCATGGAAGGATCCAGTTGGATCATGCCTCCTGGCATCACCTACTGCAAGATCCAATCAGATCACACCTCCTTACCCTATGCTTATGAAACCCTACCCAGCCCGAGGATACAGATTTGAGTATTTCCTCCTGTTTCCTTACCAGTCAATttgcaataaagctttttttttttttcctaaagttgGTGCTGTGGTATTGGCCTCTATGAGCATTGG ATTATACCGTAAAAGTAACCAGCTGCAGAAACGGAAGACATCCAAAGTCCTGTGGAGTGGATAA